The Papilio machaon chromosome 3, ilPapMach1.1, whole genome shotgun sequence genome window below encodes:
- the LOC106712268 gene encoding uncharacterized protein LOC106712268 — MRTYKRKTTRCSYTTEDLKNAVKAVNDEGKSVNAAAKKFGIKRMTLTRFLKKLNEGGDSSMGYTTPRQIFSPTQEDSLKKYLLQMASIFYGYSPKDVRRLAYECAAKFDIKIPPSWTANKMAGKEWLSMFLKRNPELSIRKPKPTSHASHPKSLNAQNVKVFFEKLAEAMDRYGFTAADIWNIDETGVSTVMKPNKIVAAKGKRNVGAMTSGERGTNVTVVTAVSALGNNVPPMFVFPRKQFKTHFLNGGPPECIGAGNASGCVTDEEFYHFMQHFIKHVKPSIERPVLLVLDNHSSHLNVKTLSLAKEKGVVMLSFPPHCSHKLQPLDVSVFGPFKKYCAAAKDAWLRNNPGKTLTIYDIPKIVADSLPFALTKINIVYGFQKTGIFPYNAHIFGEEEYSPSFVTDRSEPETIESEKDPVSSTEPYPTLCVSTSQVEPEAGPSIKKNETIDLRVFSPEIVRPYPKAGPREATKTNRRKRKAAILIDSPEKNALEE; from the coding sequence ATGCGTACATACAAAAGGAAGACTACAAGATGTTCTTACACTActgaagatttaaaaaatgctgTAAAAGCAGTCAACGATGAAGGAAAAAGTGTAAATGCCGCCGCTAAAAAATTCGGTATTAAAAGAATGACTTTAACAAGATTTTTGAAGAAACTAAATGAAGGTGGTGATTCATCCATGGGATATACAACACCGAGACAAATATTTTCTCCTACACAGGAAGATTctctaaaaaaatacttgctACAAATGGCTTCGATCTTCTATGGATATTCTCCAAAAGACGTCCGTCGCCTTGCCTACGAGTGTGCTGCTAaatttgacattaaaattcCACCTAGCTGGACTGCAAATAAGATGGCCGGAAAAGAATGGCTTtcgatgtttttaaaacgaaatCCGGAGCTATCCATACGAAAACCAAAACCCACCAGCCATGCCAGCCACCCAAAATCATTAAATGCGCAGaatgttaaagttttttttgagAAATTAGCGGAAGCAATGGATAGATATGGATTTACTGCGGCAGACATCTGGAATATAGATGAGACAGGAGTATCCACTGTTATGAAgccaaataaaattgtagctGCCAAAGGTAAGCGCAACGTCGGCGCAATGACTTCTGGGGAACGAGGGACTAACGTTACTGTAGTAACTGCTGTATCTGCTCTTGGAAATAATGTGCCTCCTATGTTTGTATTTCCGAGAAAACAATTTAAGACACACTTTCTTAACGGTGGTCCCCCTGAATGTATAGGAGCCGGAAATGCTAGTGGATGCGTTACAGACGAAGAATTCTATCATTTTatgcaacattttataaaacatgtgaAACCGTCCATAGAGCGCCCTGTTTTGTTGGTGTTGGATAATCACTCCTCTCATTTGAACGTGAAAACACTAAGTTTGGCCAAAGAGAAAGGAGTTGTAATGCTGTCCTTTCCTCCTCATTGTAGCCATAAATTACAACCGTTGGATGTGTCAGTCTTTGGACCGTTCAAAAAGTATTGTGCTGCTGCTAAAGATGCATGGCTACGAAACAACCCGGGGAAAACCCTCACTATTTATGATATACCAAAAATAGTCGCTGATTCGTTGCCGTTTGCtctgacaaaaataaatattgtttacggTTTCCAAAAAACAGGCATCTTCCCGTATAATGCACACATTTTTGGTGAGGAAGAGTATTCCCCATCATTTGTAACCGATCGTTCCGAACCAGAAACTATCGAGTCGGAAAAAGATCCAGTGTCCAGTACTGAACCTTATCCCACTCTTTGTGTCTCAACCAGCCAAGTTGAACCCGAAGCTGGCCCAAGCATCAAAAAAAACGAGACGATCGACCTACGAGTATTTTCCCCGGAAATTGTACGACCATACCCAAAGGCAGGCCCTAGAGAAGCAACTAAAACTAATAGAAGAAAGAGAAAAGCTGCAATACTTATAGACAGTCCCGAAAAGAACGCTTTAGAAGAATAG
- the LOC123723560 gene encoding uncharacterized protein LOC123723560 → MCVTMSLIVRAVLDSTEATFGDKVNSFDEWRFSACSITIMTRSTLIHGSCDDLRVSALRCEGESITGRSRMPVRGNDTLARQVRGNLGVYLPATCRSPPDAARRSPPEICHLDTLHAAYPLLIRWNEINGKGDL, encoded by the exons ATGTGCGTCACGATGTCGCTCATAGTGCGTGCAGTGCTGGATTCGACGGAGGCGACGTTCGGCGATAAGGTCAATTCTTTCGATGAGTGGAGGTTTAGTGCATGTTCTATTACCATCATGACTAGATCCACACTCATCCATGGAAGTTGCGATGATCTTCGCGTGTCGGCGTTACGGTGCGAAGGCGAGTCGATTACGGGGCGGTCTCGGATGCCGGTGCGCGGTAATGATACCTTAGCGCGGCAGGTACGCGGTAACCTCGGCGTCTACCTGCCCGCGACATGCCGCTCGCCGCCCGACGCTGCTCGCCGCTCGCCGCCCGAAATATGTCATTTAGATACACTCCACGCCGCTTACCCATTGCTTATTCGCT ggAACGAAATAAATGGGAAGGGTGACTTATAA